A window of the Brassica napus cultivar Da-Ae chromosome C5, Da-Ae, whole genome shotgun sequence genome harbors these coding sequences:
- the LOC106355498 gene encoding probable inactive serine/threonine-protein kinase slob2, which translates to MGKILIEICLISARQLLVGSGFGSSLLKHQWFAVGWIDPKDKYCTTIDDSRSDNPLWRTKFITSLHDDDDSKIHALNVEVYSREPIFLTKKLHGSATVPLKEFLAKYKNQSSSSSVVEETRSYQLRKTNSSKPQGFVNVSIRISAERQDFAGFTGDFGGVMLSNNSGYMVGSSQHSFASLNQPNNLNSFSVLPDNHNPPMPNPLTNSASSQMQQSYYPPPPMQQSYYPPPQMQQPPPMQQPYYPSAPMQPPSYPPPPMQPPYYPPPPMQPPPPQATWNAGYMPRSENAVNIPSSSSSEGAGRGDARTGPGLGAGAASYGRDYMSGAESDQKFSEPYTK; encoded by the exons atgGGCAAAATACTTATTGAAATCTGTTTGATATCAGCACGACAACTTCTTGttggatccggatttggatcctcaCTACTAAAACATCAATGGTTCGCTGTTGGATGGATCGATCCAAAAGATAAATACTGCACCACAATCGATGATTCAAGATCAGACAACCCTCTTTGGAGAACAAAGTTCATTACTTCACTCcacgatgatgatgattccaAGATTCATGCCTTGAACGTTGAGGTTTATAGCAGAGAGCCAATCTTCTTAACGAAGAAGCTTCATGGCTCTGCTACTGTTCCCTTGAAGGAGTTTCTAGCTAAGTATAAGAACCAGAGTTCTTCGAGTTCTGTTGTTGAAGAAACTCGAAGCTATCAGCTTAGGAAGACGAACTCAAGTAAGCCTCAAGGGTTTGTTAATGTTTCGATCCGTATATCTGCTGAAAGACAAGACTTTGCAGGTTTTACTG gaGATTTTGGAGGAGTCATGCTCTCTAACAACTCTGGTTACATGGTCGGTTCATCACAGCATTCATTTGCTTCACTGAACCAGCCAAACAATTTAAACTCATTCTCCGTCCTGCCAGATAACCACAACCCACCAATGCCTAATCCTCTAACGAACAGTGCTTCCTCGCAAATGCAGCAATCTTACTATCCCCCTCCACCAATGCAACAATCTTACTATCCTCCTCCACAAATGCAACAACCTCCACCAATGCAGCAACCTTACTATCCTTCTGCACCAATGCAGCCACCTTCATATCCTCCTCCACCAATGCAGCCACCTTACTATCCTCCTCCACCAATgcagccaccaccaccacaagcAACTTGGAACGCAGGCTACATGCCGAGGTCAGAGAACGCTGTGAACattccatcatcatcatcatcggaAGGAGCAGGAAGAGGAGATGCAAGGACTGGACCAGGACTAGGAGCTGGTGCAGCTTCTTATGGTAGGGACTATATGTCAGGAGCAGAGTCGGACCAGAAGTTTTCGGAGCCCtacacaaaatga
- the LOC125587085 gene encoding extensin-like — protein MSHVKVELDLTKPTPDIVEFTRESGEVVEVLVTYPWLPPTCAHCKELGHIAKNCLLLPLPHKAPPPPTTKKNPSPNPSTKTYVPKPMAKTAPPSTPSSSISPSSANVPSPSPSTSLPVNTSKLLPPTIPEKAVTISNHNSLHLTSSRPPVAYPVDTETSPPNPRLRLSLKRSRYDPTLSPPTSSLLPPLPVENRPNSTRTPIAPLLLTLPFPFDPNPYSLLVTDSSFTQGESSLLS, from the coding sequence ATGTCTCATGTTAAAGTGGAACTGGATCTTACGAAGCCTACACCAGATATCGTGGAGTTCACAAGGGAATCAGGAGAGGTTGTGGAGGTTTTAGTGACATATCCATGGCTTCCTCCTACATGTGCACACTGCAAAGAGCTGGGCCATATTGCAAAGAACTGTCTCTTGCTACCGCTACCCCATAAAGCCCCCCCTCCTCCGACTACAAAAAAGAACCCTTCCCCCAATCCCTCTACTAAAACTTATGTACCCAAACCAATGGCTAAAACCGCCCCTCCCTCCACTCCCTCGTCTTCTATTTCCCCTTCATCAGCTAATGTTCCCTCTCCCTCACCTAGTACATCTTTGCCTGTAAACACTTCAAAACTCCTGCCCCCAACCATTCCTGAAAAAGCAGTTACTATATCAAACCACAACTCCCTCCACCTTACCTCCTCTCGACCTCCTGTTGCTTACCCTGTTGATACTGAAACTAGCCCTCCTAACCCTCGACTAAGACTGTCCCTTAAGCGCTCTCGCTATGACCCAACCTTGTCTCCTCCCacctcttctcttcttcctcctctgccTGTTGAAAACCGACCCAACTCTACCCGCACCCCTATAGCTCCTCTCCTTTTGACCCTTCCTTTTCCTTTTGACCCCAATCCCTACTCTCTTTTGGTTACCGACTCTTCCTTTACCCAAGGAGAGTCCTCCCTTTTATCTTAA